A stretch of the Papaver somniferum cultivar HN1 chromosome 6, ASM357369v1, whole genome shotgun sequence genome encodes the following:
- the LOC113286255 gene encoding SPX domain-containing protein 2-like gives MKYGKILSNQLEETLPDWEDKYLSYKELKKRLKLINQKVVERANEKLGDDDFSIVSDEADDLSRQEEMDFIRFLEAELDKFNWFFEDKEQDYIIRSKELQDRVAKTKKSSNDRDSIMKARRDVLDFHGEMVLLECYSALNYTGLVKILKKYDKQRGAFIRFSFIQKVLQQPFVTTDLLNDLLKDCEMMLNHLFSMTEPSVTSSAVHHENANFATRPVTATSKNESLTEGGGEELTETEYMESLYLRSTLSALRALKEIRSGSRTRNVSSMPPMM, from the exons ATGAAGTACGGGAAGATTTTGAGTAATCAGTTGGAAGAAACATTACCAGATTGGGAAGATAAATATTTATCAtacaaagaattgaagaaaagattgaaGTTAATTAATCAGAAAGTTGTTGAAAGAGCTAATGAAAAACTTGGAGACGATGATTTTTCAATTGTTAGTGATGAAGCAGATGACTTGAGTAGACAGGAAGAAATGGATTTCATTAGGTTCTTAGAAGCTGAACTTGACAAGTTTAATTGGTTTTTCGAAGATAAAGAACAAGATTATATCATCCGATCCAAG GAGTTGCAGGATAGAGTTGCAAAGACTAAGAAATCATCAAATGATAGAGACTCGATTATGAAAGCAAGAAGGGATGTACTCGATTTTCACGGAGAAATGGTTTTATTAGAATGTTACAGTGCCCTCAACTACACTG GTCTGGTAAAGATACTGAAGAAATACGACAAGCAAAGAGGTGCTTTTATTCGTTTCTCATTCATCCAAAAGGTCTTGCAACAACCCTTTGTCACAACAGACTTGCTTAACGACCTCCTGAAAGATTGTGAAATGATGCTCAACCACCTATTCTCCATGACCGAGCCATCAGTTACAAGCAGTGCAGTCCATCATGAGAACGCAAATTTTGCTACTAGACCTGTTACAGCTACCAGTAAGAATGAAAGTCTTACTGAAGGAGGGGGAGAAGAACTCACCGAAACCGAATACATGGAGAGCTTGTACTTGAGGAGCACCTTATCAGCATTGAGAGCACTCAAGGAGATACGAAGCGGAAGCAGAACCAGGAATGTTTCCTCCATGCCGCCTATGATGTGA
- the LOC113286256 gene encoding uncharacterized protein LOC113286256, with protein MASFSSTLLYIFVCSTLLLGNITPSFAAKPKLLDDYLPNGHFEDGPKPSNLKKTVIIGKNSLPKWEINGLVEYISGGPQPGGFFYAVPRGVHAVRLGNEANISQTIKLKPNSYYSLTFGATRTCAQDEVLGVSVPPSSGEFSLQTLYSSDGGDTYAWAFQAKSKYAKITFSNPGIQEDPTCGPLIDHVAIKQLVVPHYTSGNVVKNGGFECGPHFFKDYSTGVLIPPKQEDKVSPLPGWIVESLKAVRYIDTKNSKVPYGLAAIELVAGRGSSIAQILRTIPKQLYKFEFAVGDAENFCHGSMVVEAFAGAETLKAKFESTGKGVFKTVSFKFRAVSARTRISFYSSFYHTKMNDFGHLCGPVLDEVKVYPVSS; from the exons ATGGCATCATTCTCATCAACATTGCTCTATATTTTTGTATGTTCCACGCTTCTCTTGGGCAACATTACTCCTTCATTTGCAGCTAAACCTAAGCTTCTTGACG ATTATCTTCCAAATGGGCACTTCGAAGATGGACCAAAACCATCAAATCTAAAGAAAACAGTGATCATAGGGAAAAACTCACTGCCCAAATGGGAAATCAATGGCTTAGTAGAATACATCTCGGGTGGTCCTCAACCAGGTGGATTTTTCTATGCTGTTCCTCGGGGAGTTCATGCTGTAAGACTAGGAAATGAAGCTAACATTTCTCAAACCATAAAACTTAAACCGAATTCGTATTATTCTTTAACATTTGGTGCAACTAGAACCTGTGCACAAGATGAGGTATTAGGGGTGTCTGTTCCTCCGAGTTCAGGAGAATTTTCGCTACAGACATTATATAGCAGTGATGGTGGTGATACTTATGCTTGGGCTTTCCAAGCTAAATCAAAATATGCTAAAATCACTTTTAGTAATCCTGGAATTCAAGAGGATCCTACCTGCGGCCCCCTTATTGATCATGTGGCTATTAAACAACTCGTCGTTCCTCATTATACATCAG GTAATGTGGTAAAGAATGGTGGATTTGAATGTGGACCACATTTTTTCAAGGATTACTCAACCGGGGTTCTCATTCCTCCTAAACAAGAAGACAAAGTATCTCCACTCCCAGGTTGGATTGTGGAATCCCTAAAAGCCGTTCGTTACATCGATACGAAAAACTCTAAGGTCCCGTACGGACTTGCTGCGATCGAGTTAGTTGCAGGAAGAGGAAGTTCAATTGCTCAAATTCTAAGGACAATCCCGAAACAATTGTATAAATTTGAGTTTGCTGTTGGAGACGCAGAAAACTTCTGCCATGGATCTATGGTGGTTGAGGCATTCGCAGGCGCAGAAACTTTAAAAGCTAAGTTTGAATCCACTGGAAAGGGTGTCTTTAAGACTGTTAGTTTCAAATTCAGAGCTGTTTCAGCAAGAACTCGAATAAGTTTCTACAGCAGCTTTTACCATACAAAGATGAATGACTTTGGTCACCTTTGTGGTCCTGTTTTGGATGAAGTTAAAGTTTACCCGGTGTCTAGTTAG